The Rhinopithecus roxellana isolate Shanxi Qingling chromosome 13, ASM756505v1, whole genome shotgun sequence genome contains a region encoding:
- the PRR5 gene encoding proline-rich protein 5 isoform X4 yields MVILRDKIRFYEGQKLLDSLAETWDFFFSDVLPMLQAIFYPVQGKEPSVRQLALLHFRNAITLSVKLEDALARAHARVPPAIVQMLLVLQGVHESRGVTEDYLRLETLVQKVVSPYLGTYGLHSSEGPFTHSCILEKRLLRRSRSGDVLAKNPVVRSKSYNTPLLNPVQEHEAEGAAAGGPSIRRHSVSEMTSCPEPQGFSDPPGQGSAGAFRSSPAPHSGPCPSRLYPTTQPPEQGLDPTRSSLPRASPENLVDQILESVDSDSEGIFIDFGRGRGSGMSNLEGSGGRQSVV; encoded by the exons ATGGTGATCCTTCGGGACAAGATCCGCTTCTACGAGG GACAGAAGCTGCTGGACTCGCTGGCAGAGACCTGGGACTTCTTCTTCAGTGACGTGCTGCCCATGCTGCAGGCCATCTTCTACCCGGTGCAG GGCAAGGAGCCGTCGGTGCGCCAGCTGGCCCTGCTGCACTTCCGGAACGCCATCACCCTCAGTGTGAAGCTAGAGGATGCGCTGGCCCGAGCCCATGCCCGCGTGCCCCCTGCCATCGTGCAGATGCTGCTGGTGCTGCAG GGGGTACATGAGTCCAGGGGCGTGACCGAGGACTACCTGCGCCTGGAGACGCTGGTCCAGAAGGTGGTGTCGCCATACCTGGGCACCTACGGCCTCCACTCCAGCGAGGGGCCCTTCACCCATTCCTGCATCCTGG AAAAGCGCCTCCTCCGCCGCTCCCGTTCAGGGGACGTGCTGGCCAAGAACCCGGTGGTGCGCTCCAAGAGCTACAACACGCCGCTGCTGAACCCCGTGCAGGAGCACGAGGCAGAGGGCGCGGCGGCCGGCGGCCCCAGCATCCGCAGGCACTCCGTGTCGGAGATGACGTCCTGCCCCGAGCCCCAGGGCTTCTCCGACCCGCCTGGCCAGGGCTCTGCCGGGGCCTTCAGGTCCTCCCCAGCACCCCACTCAGGGCCCTGCCCCAGCAGACTGTACCCCACGACCCAGCCCCCTGAGCAGGGCTTGGATCCCACTCGCAGCTCCTTGCCCCGCGCCAGTCCGGAGAACCTGGTGGACCAGATCCTGGAGTCCGTGGACTCGGATTCTGAAGGGATTTTCATTGACTTTGGCCGGGGCCGGGGCTCTGGCATGTCCAACTTGGAGGGCTCTGGTGGCCGGCAGAGTGTCGTGTGA
- the PRR5 gene encoding proline-rich protein 5 isoform X2: MSSPSLSDLGKREPAAAADERGTQQRRACANATWNSIHNGVIAVFQRKGLPDQELFSLNEGVRQLLKTELGSFFTEYLQNQLLTKGMVILRDKIRFYEGQKLLDSLAETWDFFFSDVLPMLQAIFYPVQGKEPSVRQLALLHFRNAITLSVKLEDALARAHARVPPAIVQMLLVLQGVHESRGVTEDYLRLETLVQKVVSPYLGTYGLHSSEGPFTHSCILEKRLLRRSRSGDVLAKNPVVRSKSYNTPLLNPVQEHEAEGAAAGGPSIRRHSVSEMTSCPEPQGFSDPPGQGSAGAFRSSPAPHSGPCPSRLYPTTQPPEQGLDPTRSSLPRASPENLVDQILESVDSDSEGIFIDFGRGRGSGMSNLEGSGGRQSVV, from the exons CATCCACAACGGGGTGATTGCCGTCTTCCAGCGCAAGGGGCTGCCCGACCAGGAGCTCTTCAGCCTCAACGAGGGTGTTCG GCAGCTACTGAAGACAGAGCTGGGGTCCTTCTTCACAGAGTACCTGCAG AACCAGCTGCTGACAAAAGGCATGGTGATCCTTCGGGACAAGATCCGCTTCTACGAGG GACAGAAGCTGCTGGACTCGCTGGCAGAGACCTGGGACTTCTTCTTCAGTGACGTGCTGCCCATGCTGCAGGCCATCTTCTACCCGGTGCAG GGCAAGGAGCCGTCGGTGCGCCAGCTGGCCCTGCTGCACTTCCGGAACGCCATCACCCTCAGTGTGAAGCTAGAGGATGCGCTGGCCCGAGCCCATGCCCGCGTGCCCCCTGCCATCGTGCAGATGCTGCTGGTGCTGCAG GGGGTACATGAGTCCAGGGGCGTGACCGAGGACTACCTGCGCCTGGAGACGCTGGTCCAGAAGGTGGTGTCGCCATACCTGGGCACCTACGGCCTCCACTCCAGCGAGGGGCCCTTCACCCATTCCTGCATCCTGG AAAAGCGCCTCCTCCGCCGCTCCCGTTCAGGGGACGTGCTGGCCAAGAACCCGGTGGTGCGCTCCAAGAGCTACAACACGCCGCTGCTGAACCCCGTGCAGGAGCACGAGGCAGAGGGCGCGGCGGCCGGCGGCCCCAGCATCCGCAGGCACTCCGTGTCGGAGATGACGTCCTGCCCCGAGCCCCAGGGCTTCTCCGACCCGCCTGGCCAGGGCTCTGCCGGGGCCTTCAGGTCCTCCCCAGCACCCCACTCAGGGCCCTGCCCCAGCAGACTGTACCCCACGACCCAGCCCCCTGAGCAGGGCTTGGATCCCACTCGCAGCTCCTTGCCCCGCGCCAGTCCGGAGAACCTGGTGGACCAGATCCTGGAGTCCGTGGACTCGGATTCTGAAGGGATTTTCATTGACTTTGGCCGGGGCCGGGGCTCTGGCATGTCCAACTTGGAGGGCTCTGGTGGCCGGCAGAGTGTCGTGTGA